In Mobula birostris isolate sMobBir1 chromosome 2, sMobBir1.hap1, whole genome shotgun sequence, the genomic stretch TGCAAGTGGCAGTTTTCTACCATTCAATAAATTGCCTAAAACAAAGTCCTTCAGTTATTCTACATTCTCCAATACTAACATTAATCACTGTATTTAGCTACTTATGCTTTATGTTCTAAAAGTACTAGATCAAGCAGTAACAATTCTGCCCAGCAGTAATAACAAAGTGGATAGATGATATGCACAGCATATGGGATAACTGCCATATTCCTAGAGCATTTGGGTTTTCTTTGCTAATGCTTAAGTGTCTTTTAGGAaaggagatggtgggggggggggggcggggtggtgagGGAATACATCCAATGCTACCATTTAAGCAACGTTTTACAGTCTGTGAGGCACCAAAGAGGTAATTGGCACACATACTTcaaactgtacacattaaatgACAAGTAAAGAGAAGTTAAAGGTTATATTGGTAAGATGAGAAGTAAAATTAGCAGAGGAAGAGAGTGGGGAACTTGTGGTTCATGTTCTTTGTATGTTGCAAGAAAATTAATAGGAAAAGGAACTTTAAATGGTAAGACAagcttccccctctctctttctcaaaGGAATATTTAGCACAAACTAGTAATTTACTAGGGAGCATTTGAAAATAGTTGAAAATGCAATGTTCGGGAAGCAACATTTCCAAATTTCTTAAAGGGTGAGAAAACAACTGCTTTCATGCATGCAGTGATGAAATAGATATCAACTCAATGCATAGCATACATCAATACTTTAACACTAAAAGATCAGTTTCATATCTTTTGGTAACAGTGAAGTTCCTTGACAAGTTAACTCTTTGGAACTTATGATTTTTTTGCTGAAAATAACTTCATATCAGCACAGATTTTGCTGGACAATACAAACTTCACTTACTGTCGAATGAACTGAACGGCATCTTCATACTTCATGCCACATTCAATTAGCGCCAAGGCCACCAGAACTGGAGCTCTGTTTAAAAACATTTATTTCAGTTATCTTACATCATGTCACTACTTTAAAAATTGCTAGTGACATCCATCATGCTTCCAAACCTACCTGTTATAAACCCAGAAACTTATTCCCCATAAATCATAAAGCAATTCCCACTACAGAGTAGTTGAAATAAGTTATGCTCCACTAATTGCTTTATTGTTGGACCTTTCTCAGAAGAGATCTGCCTCAGAATTCTACTCTTCCCTGCTGCCTTTAAATCAATATACACCAGTCTTGTACCCTAAAGTCTCCAGGCATCTTATGACCCCTTGATAGAATTCCATGGAAAATAGTGAGATCAAACCAAATTTAAGGAAATTAGTGATTATTTGAGATGGTTGCATAAGATTCTCTTAGAACCATGTACCAATATTActccaatgtcaacaaaacattcACAATGTCCGCATTCGAGTGCTTCATTATTTGGTCCTTGCTCCATCTTCCTTCCTGACTAGGCTAACATTTGGCTCAACAATTAATTCTCTGTTCCAATGACATTTTCCCCTCCTCTCTAGAACAAGGATTTCCTCTGAAATATTCTATACAAATGAAGAATATAGGCATTATCCAAAGACTGTGCATTAAAGAATGTAAAATACACACCGTCCAAGTCCTGCCACACAATGGACAGCAACACAACAACCAGGCTCTTCTCGGAACTTAACTCTCAAAAGGCTAAGCCAATCTTCGACAATCTGGTTGGAAGGTGGAGCACCATCATCAAAGGGCCAGTCCTGTTAAAGAGACAGTTCCGATTGTTTTAAATAAGCCAATTTACTAGTTTATATCAACATATCCATTACCCAAATATAGTTTGTGCCAAAGCTTTTGCTAATTGGACTTGTATTTTGGCATCCTTTATGTATCTATTGAGTATAAACCAAGGTAATTTGTAAAATTGTCTTCTGCCAATTAAGGGGAATTACAGGAAGGTTTAACAATGTGAGGCAATATACACCAATTTAGCACTTGAGAGTTATTAAAACAGAAATGACAATTGACAACTAAAATCAGTTTTACTCACCAAAAACTGAATGCCTTCTTTTTCAACTGGAGATGTATCATAAGTTGCTTCACATACTCTAACAACTGTGGTAACACTGTATTTCTTCAATTCCTGAAAAATCATTTGGTATGGTAAAAGACCCATGGTAGATTTGATAGCAACCAGCACAATGTATTGCTTTTATCCAAAATTTTACTAATTAGCCCCCTGGATTTTGCTCTATTCCAAGTCAAGGGTTTTAAGCCTTCAATGTTTCCTGAACTCACCATTTACTTTCAAACTGCAGTATTTGCTACTCAATGAGCACTTGCTCTGGAGTACAACTAAATACTCAACTAAAGATTGCAACTTTCATGGCTCAATTATCCAAGGATGTGCTTTAAAAGACACATGAAAAGAACAGTCTTCTATAAAGGACTGAATGGGGAAAGAACTTCAATCAAATTTTATCTAGAAATTTCTCAGTGTCAATGAGTAAACTGAATTAGTGTCATGGGGCAACTTAAAACTCCAAAGCCCAGACACAAATTCCATAAATAGAAACCATCTATTCCTCTATTAGCTTTAACTGCTTTAGTGTCCCAATCACCCATCAGCAGGCTGATGCAACTGTCAAAGAGCAGTGTCCTACAGCTGAACTATACCCAATTTCAAACAGAAACATTGCATATGTCAATGATTCTGATCTTCAGAAGATCAATTGTGGCAAATAATCTCATCAGGCAAAACTGAGATAAAAGAAAATCAAGAGCAACCCCCAAGAGCATTACATGGATCACAATGGCATCAATGATCATATGGTCTGTGCAAATTGCATTTCGACATTTTGTTGGTAAACTACATATCCATATAGAAACTTGAGACTACTATTTCTGTTAGTGGGACAAAAACACCAGGAAGAGGGCAAATCCAATGAGTGGAAAATTACCAGAATACTAAATGATAAACATTTAATTCCTTCAAAATGGATTCTCACCTCTATGAACTTATTTAAGGTTGCATTGGTAGGGTTGTGTGTGATCAGGAATCTCATGTTTTTGTAGGTAATTTCCACAGGTGCTGGGCGATTCATTCGAGCCATTTTCTTATAAAAATGCACAAATCTTAAAAAGTGAAAAAACTATCTGGcaaaaaaaagctgaaaataaAGGTTCAGTTCTGTCTAATTCCACCGCCAATGAAGTGCTTACACTTTTGAAGGCTTTTGATGAAGCTCTTGACAAGCAGCAAATCTTCAATCCAGTAATACTGTGACCAACAAAAAATACAGCCCACTTGAGTTACCCCATCCAGATACAGTCTCCAATGAATCTTCTTCTATTACTCCCAGTTGCTGGTAATCTGCTCTTGAGGGGGTTTATTAAGTGGAATAGTAGTAGACTTCTACAGTTCACTTGTCTGCATAGATGTCGTGCTGTGCCTGGCAGTAGTCTCCACTGCCCTTCAGAAACTCCATAAATGTGTGACCTAGAACACCACAGAACTGCTGcaatgaaaagaaaaagacattAACTAGAACATTTTATTGGACGTGTACATTTTTCTTTTCCTATATTAAGTGG encodes the following:
- the ptp4a1 gene encoding protein tyrosine phosphatase type IVA 1; the protein is MARMNRPAPVEITYKNMRFLITHNPTNATLNKFIEELKKYSVTTVVRVCEATYDTSPVEKEGIQFLDWPFDDGAPPSNQIVEDWLSLLRVKFREEPGCCVAVHCVAGLGRAPVLVALALIECGMKYEDAVQFIRQKRRGAFNSKQLLYLEKYRPKMRLRFKDSNGHRNNCCIQ